In Horticoccus luteus, the following proteins share a genomic window:
- a CDS encoding ATP-dependent Clp protease ATP-binding subunit, which produces MSQEPMNNFTPRAQQVLALARKEADRFHHNYVGTEHLLLGLIKLGQGVAVSVLQKMGLDLETVRSAVEKQVGTGQESKPAGSIPYTPRVKKVLALAGKEAKALNHSYVGTEHILLGLLREGEGVAARVLKSLDIDIERTRNEILRELDPQFSAGEGGGGGEESAAGNGPVRSGGGGGEDKKEVKTPALKAFGRDLTELARKGEMDPVVGRKNEIRRVIQILCRRTKNNPVLIGEAGVGKTAIVEGLAQEIVAGNVPEILFEKKVITLDLALMVAGTKYRGQFEERIKAVMDEIKRAKNVILFIDEMHTIVGAGAAEGAMDASNIFKPALSRGELQCVGATTLNEYRKYIEKDSALDRRFQSVKVEPPSVEDTITILKGIRSKYEDHHKATFSDRAIEAAAKLSDRYITGRFLPDKAIDVMDEAGSRARIAALTRPPDVENMVKEIDEVCAQKEQAIAAQRFEEAAKFRDHEKQLRAKQEEITESWKKARDEKRVEIDDELMMQVVADWTGIPLNRMEKKDSEKLLALEKELQKTVIGQDAAASAIARALRRSRADLKDPRRPIGSFMFVGPTGVGKTMLAKQLAAQMFGNQEAIIQIDMSEYMEKFAVSRLVGSPPGYVGYEEGGQLTEAVRRKPYAVVLFDEVEKAHPDVIQLLLQILEDGRLTDSLGRTVDFRNTIIIMTSNVGAHLLQRQTSMGFAAASTNINDSEKMREKVLEESKRVFKPEFLNRISDIIFFHPLTRDDLVKIVELETANFSKRLSERKITLEFTAEAKALLIEKGYDEKYGARPLRRAVEQYLEDPLAEAILRGDVKDGEPVTVSREGDKLVFQQQTPAADTGVAP; this is translated from the coding sequence ATGTCACAAGAACCGATGAATAATTTCACCCCGCGGGCGCAGCAGGTGCTCGCGCTGGCGCGGAAAGAGGCCGACCGGTTTCACCACAACTACGTGGGCACCGAACATCTGCTGCTGGGCTTGATCAAGCTCGGTCAGGGCGTCGCCGTGAGCGTGCTCCAGAAAATGGGTCTCGACTTGGAGACGGTGCGTTCAGCCGTCGAGAAGCAGGTCGGCACGGGGCAGGAAAGCAAACCCGCCGGCAGCATCCCTTACACACCCCGCGTGAAAAAGGTGCTCGCGCTCGCCGGCAAGGAGGCGAAGGCGCTCAACCATTCCTACGTCGGCACAGAGCACATTTTGCTCGGCTTATTGCGCGAAGGCGAAGGAGTGGCCGCGCGCGTGCTCAAGTCGCTCGACATCGACATCGAACGCACCCGCAACGAAATTTTGCGTGAACTCGATCCTCAGTTTTCCGCCGGTGAAGGCGGTGGCGGCGGCGAGGAATCGGCGGCGGGCAACGGTCCGGTCCGCAGCGGCGGCGGCGGCGGCGAGGACAAAAAAGAGGTCAAGACACCGGCGTTGAAAGCGTTCGGCCGCGACCTCACTGAACTCGCGCGCAAGGGCGAGATGGATCCGGTCGTGGGTCGCAAAAACGAGATTCGCCGTGTCATCCAGATTCTCTGCCGGCGGACCAAGAACAATCCCGTGCTGATCGGTGAAGCCGGCGTGGGCAAGACGGCCATCGTCGAAGGACTCGCGCAGGAAATCGTGGCCGGCAACGTCCCCGAGATCCTGTTTGAGAAAAAGGTCATCACGCTCGACCTCGCCCTCATGGTGGCGGGCACCAAATACCGCGGTCAGTTCGAAGAGCGGATCAAAGCAGTGATGGACGAGATCAAACGCGCGAAAAATGTCATCCTGTTCATCGACGAGATGCACACGATCGTCGGTGCAGGCGCCGCGGAAGGCGCGATGGATGCGTCCAACATCTTCAAGCCGGCGCTTTCGCGCGGTGAGTTGCAATGCGTGGGCGCGACGACGCTCAACGAATACCGGAAATACATTGAGAAGGATTCGGCGCTCGACCGCCGCTTCCAAAGCGTGAAGGTCGAACCGCCGTCAGTCGAAGACACGATCACGATTTTGAAGGGAATCCGGAGCAAATACGAAGATCACCACAAGGCGACCTTCAGCGACCGCGCCATCGAGGCGGCGGCGAAGTTGTCGGATCGCTACATCACCGGACGGTTTTTGCCCGACAAGGCCATCGACGTCATGGACGAGGCCGGTTCCCGCGCACGCATCGCCGCGCTGACCCGTCCGCCGGATGTGGAAAACATGGTGAAGGAAATCGACGAAGTCTGCGCTCAGAAAGAGCAGGCGATCGCTGCCCAACGCTTCGAGGAAGCGGCGAAATTCCGCGACCATGAGAAGCAGTTGCGCGCCAAACAGGAGGAGATCACGGAGTCGTGGAAGAAAGCTCGCGATGAAAAGCGGGTGGAGATCGACGACGAGCTGATGATGCAGGTCGTCGCCGATTGGACCGGCATCCCGCTGAACCGGATGGAGAAGAAGGACAGCGAGAAGCTGCTCGCCCTGGAAAAGGAGCTGCAAAAGACCGTGATCGGTCAGGACGCGGCGGCCAGTGCGATTGCGCGCGCGCTCCGTCGTTCCCGGGCGGACCTCAAGGATCCTCGGCGGCCGATTGGCTCGTTCATGTTCGTCGGGCCCACGGGCGTTGGCAAAACGATGCTCGCGAAGCAACTCGCCGCGCAGATGTTCGGCAACCAAGAGGCGATCATCCAGATCGACATGTCGGAATACATGGAGAAGTTCGCCGTCTCGCGTTTGGTCGGCTCGCCTCCGGGCTACGTCGGCTACGAAGAGGGTGGGCAGCTCACCGAGGCCGTGCGGCGCAAGCCGTATGCCGTGGTGCTCTTCGACGAAGTCGAAAAGGCCCATCCCGACGTCATTCAACTGCTGTTGCAAATTTTGGAAGACGGCCGCCTCACGGATTCCCTCGGGCGCACGGTCGATTTCCGGAATACGATCATCATCATGACGTCGAACGTAGGCGCGCATTTGCTGCAGCGGCAGACGTCGATGGGATTTGCGGCGGCATCTACGAACATCAATGATTCGGAGAAGATGCGGGAGAAGGTGCTGGAAGAGTCGAAGCGGGTGTTCAAGCCCGAGTTCCTCAACCGCATTTCCGACATCATCTTCTTCCATCCGCTCACGCGGGATGATCTCGTGAAAATCGTGGAGCTCGAAACCGCGAATTTCTCGAAACGGCTGTCGGAACGGAAGATCACGCTCGAGTTTACGGCGGAAGCGAAGGCGCTTCTGATCGAGAAAGGCTACGACGAGAAATACGGCGCGCGTCCCTTGCGCCGCGCGGTCGAGCAATATCTCGAGGATCCGTTGGCGGAAGCGATCTTGCGCGGCGACGTCAAAGACGGCGAGCCCGTGACCGTTTCGCGCGAAGGCGACAAGCTGGTCTTTCAGCAGCAAACGCCCGCCGCCGACACCGGCGTGGCTCCCTGA
- a CDS encoding DNA-binding response regulator encodes MSPPAKVLVVDDTPANISLMLDALSDAGYDVLVAESAASALALLAHNTPDLFLLDVLMPQVNGFELCAILKRDERCREVPVLFMTALHDAAEKVRAFSAGAVDYITKPVYPPEVLARVAAHLQIRALQRSLADELALRIEAENELSQSLDRAVLLVDAAGRIVFSTRRAENLLHQHFPARDAGALPANLADAESPLDVRRFAETGRTDLVLLMLDEKRSTLGPPALIALGLTPREAEILYWIAQGKSNPDVATILGANVRTVHKHVENIFRKLGCETRTAATVAALEILRPDAR; translated from the coding sequence ATGAGCCCGCCCGCCAAGGTCCTCGTGGTCGATGACACGCCGGCCAACATCTCGCTCATGCTCGATGCCCTGAGCGACGCCGGTTACGATGTGCTCGTCGCCGAAAGCGCGGCCAGCGCCCTCGCCCTGCTCGCGCACAACACCCCTGATCTCTTCCTGCTCGATGTGCTGATGCCACAGGTGAATGGCTTCGAGCTTTGCGCCATCTTGAAGCGCGATGAGCGGTGCCGCGAGGTGCCGGTTCTGTTCATGACTGCATTGCACGACGCCGCGGAAAAAGTCCGCGCATTTTCGGCCGGCGCCGTCGATTACATCACTAAACCCGTGTATCCCCCAGAGGTGCTGGCGCGTGTCGCCGCCCATCTCCAAATCCGCGCGTTGCAACGCTCCCTCGCCGACGAACTCGCGCTGCGCATCGAAGCGGAGAACGAGTTGAGCCAGTCGCTCGATCGCGCCGTCCTCCTCGTGGATGCCGCCGGGCGCATCGTCTTTTCGACCCGCCGGGCGGAGAATCTCCTGCACCAGCATTTCCCGGCCCGCGACGCCGGCGCTCTCCCGGCGAATCTGGCTGACGCCGAGTCCCCGCTTGATGTCCGTCGTTTCGCGGAAACCGGGCGCACTGATCTCGTGCTGCTCATGCTCGACGAGAAACGCTCCACTCTCGGCCCGCCGGCCCTGATTGCGCTCGGCCTGACGCCCCGCGAGGCGGAGATTCTGTATTGGATCGCCCAAGGGAAAAGTAATCCCGACGTAGCAACCATTCTGGGCGCCAACGTCCGCACGGTGCACAAGCACGTGGAAAATATTTTCCGCAAACTCGGCTGCGAAACACGCACCGCCGCTACCGTCGCTGCGTTGGAAATTCTTCGGCCGGACGCCCGCTGA
- a CDS encoding protein arginine kinase yields MDIATLIDSPSELTDSAGSKTAIVLMTRVRLARNLDRRSFPGWANEQDKAAILETCRAAVASAPAMRRGLNVALADLSDLERQILVERHLISRELSGAKSGAGLVVSRDQAVAVMINEEDHLRIQVLRSGLQLKRAWNTINDLDSNLEERLDFAYSPTLGYLTACPTNLGTAMRASAMMHLPALVIAGQMEKVVRAVNQLGMVVRGLFGEGSDASGSIFQISNQTTLGEAEEEIIKRLGSVLQSIIDHEVNAREKLIESDAGKLFDKIGRAYGILQNSHMLSSSEAMNLLSLVRLGADLGVFPAEQRSIIDRLLIEAQPGHLQHAQRGECDPSQRDLLRAARLRTEFANFGRPEFSPSRNGNN; encoded by the coding sequence ATGGATATTGCCACGCTCATCGACAGTCCGTCCGAGCTCACCGATTCAGCGGGGAGCAAGACGGCGATCGTCTTGATGACGCGCGTGCGTTTGGCTCGCAACCTCGACCGCCGTTCGTTCCCCGGCTGGGCCAACGAGCAAGACAAGGCGGCGATCCTCGAAACCTGCCGCGCGGCCGTCGCGAGCGCACCGGCGATGCGCCGCGGCCTCAACGTGGCGCTCGCTGATCTCTCAGATCTTGAACGCCAGATTCTGGTGGAACGGCATTTGATCAGTCGCGAGCTAAGCGGCGCCAAATCCGGCGCCGGCCTCGTGGTCAGCCGGGATCAAGCGGTCGCGGTGATGATCAACGAAGAGGATCACCTGCGGATTCAAGTGTTGCGCTCGGGACTTCAACTGAAGCGGGCGTGGAATACCATTAACGATCTCGATTCCAATCTGGAGGAGCGGCTCGATTTCGCCTATTCGCCCACGCTTGGGTATCTGACGGCGTGTCCCACGAATCTCGGCACGGCGATGCGCGCTTCCGCGATGATGCACCTGCCGGCGCTGGTGATTGCGGGGCAGATGGAGAAAGTCGTCCGGGCGGTCAACCAACTCGGCATGGTCGTGCGCGGCTTGTTCGGCGAAGGCTCGGATGCGAGTGGTAGCATTTTCCAAATCTCCAATCAGACGACGCTCGGTGAGGCGGAGGAAGAGATCATCAAACGCCTCGGCAGTGTGCTGCAGTCGATCATCGATCACGAAGTCAACGCCCGCGAAAAGTTGATCGAGTCCGACGCCGGCAAGCTGTTCGACAAGATCGGCCGCGCCTACGGCATTCTGCAAAACAGCCACATGCTCAGTTCGAGTGAAGCGATGAACTTGTTGTCGCTCGTGCGCCTGGGTGCCGACTTGGGCGTGTTCCCTGCGGAGCAACGTTCGATTATCGACCGCCTCCTCATCGAGGCGCAGCCCGGGCATTTGCAGCATGCCCAACGCGGCGAATGTGACCCGAGCCAGCGCGACCTTTTGCGGGCCGCGCGCCTCCGCACCGAATTTGCAAATTTCGGCCGGCCCGAGTTCTCTCCTTCACGCAACGGCAACAATTAA
- a CDS encoding UvrB/UvrC motif-containing protein, with the protein MANPLKCDLCSKPATVHLTQIVNNKVHKIDLCEACAQAKGVTDPSGFSLADLLLKASLNPEAATTGVRCEQCGFTQTDFKKHGRFGCPACYETFKGILEPMLDNMHKGTVHTGKVPQRALERKSLYDRLTKLEVDLSDAIKSERYEDAARCRDEINQVKQSVATKPSR; encoded by the coding sequence ATGGCCAACCCGCTGAAATGTGATCTTTGCTCGAAACCGGCGACCGTGCACCTCACGCAGATCGTGAACAACAAAGTGCACAAGATCGACCTGTGCGAAGCGTGTGCGCAGGCGAAGGGCGTCACTGACCCCAGCGGGTTCTCGCTGGCTGATTTGCTGTTAAAAGCTTCCCTCAATCCCGAGGCCGCGACGACCGGCGTGCGGTGTGAGCAATGCGGTTTCACGCAAACGGATTTTAAGAAGCATGGCCGTTTCGGCTGTCCCGCGTGCTACGAGACATTCAAAGGCATTCTCGAGCCAATGCTCGACAACATGCACAAGGGCACCGTGCACACCGGCAAAGTGCCGCAACGGGCACTCGAACGGAAATCACTTTACGACCGCCTGACGAAACTGGAGGTCGATCTCAGCGATGCGATCAAGTCTGAGCGTTACGAGGATGCAGCGCGCTGCCGCGATGAAATCAACCAAGTCAAACAGTCCGTCGCGACCAAGCCGTCGCGCTAA
- a CDS encoding immunoglobulin domain-containing protein, with amino-acid sequence MHLLARSLGLLLALAAVSAFAQTPTFTVVNTGLDATFGNAGKAVLDPQAVGFVGVAYGNGLFVAVCASTKETVIRWATSPDGTTWTGRSQALPDSTLVTFQTSKVHYLNGKFIFFTGFGDTLGGVAGTTWCYSSADGLTWTANKVTDGRINVQEFDASPTLYVAAASNGAQVASTDLVTWVSRPVVANAVGFDHLDLAYSNGKFFSSINGFGGTTYSSSDAETWTALSSLTVPGGSRVEAGNGILVASANGFQYRSADGVAFTKLTTTAPTGWFPPGGTPRFTSAGFVAQSVDLSTGKSGYMVSADGASWTPVGYLPANPTPQSGFLVRSYLPYDIAYGNGTYVLVGQDNSQAAFSIQNLPLVLTVTGAAAPAPAVITTQPQSQSVVAGGTAVFTVVATGGTSYQWKLNNVALTGATSATLMVHNATSANAGSYTVDIANDVGTTTSSAVTLTLVDASSAGHIVNVSIRGFCGTADQALIVGTVVGGPGAKPTLVRAAGPTLGDYGVSGALADPQLRLAVQATGATIAENDNWAGDADIVQLSARVGAFPFANVTSKDAALYAPALEPAPYSIVVTGVAGGTGPLLAEVYDAQEITAYNATSGRLINVSGRGYVGSGSDIMIAGFVVRGATSLRVLVRGVGPTLGSYGVAGTLADPTLTLFANGNATAIAANNDWETNDGPAIATTSSTVGAFPLVAGSKDAAFILTLEPGAYTVQLAGADATTGVGLIEVYEIP; translated from the coding sequence ATGCACCTCCTCGCTCGTTCGCTTGGCTTGCTTCTCGCCCTCGCCGCGGTCTCCGCGTTTGCCCAGACACCCACGTTCACCGTCGTCAACACCGGCCTCGACGCGACATTTGGCAATGCCGGCAAAGCGGTCCTTGATCCTCAAGCCGTCGGATTTGTCGGCGTCGCCTATGGCAACGGCCTCTTCGTTGCAGTCTGCGCGTCGACCAAGGAAACCGTCATCCGTTGGGCGACGAGCCCGGACGGCACCACCTGGACCGGGCGAAGTCAGGCGCTTCCTGACAGCACGCTCGTCACCTTCCAGACCTCGAAGGTTCACTACCTTAACGGAAAATTCATTTTCTTCACGGGCTTCGGCGACACCCTTGGCGGCGTGGCCGGCACTACGTGGTGCTACTCAAGTGCCGACGGCCTGACGTGGACGGCGAACAAAGTCACCGATGGTCGGATCAACGTGCAGGAGTTCGATGCCAGCCCGACGCTGTATGTCGCCGCCGCCAGCAACGGCGCTCAAGTCGCTTCGACCGATCTCGTCACGTGGGTGTCTCGTCCCGTCGTGGCCAACGCGGTCGGCTTCGACCATCTCGATCTCGCCTATTCCAACGGAAAATTCTTCTCCAGTATCAATGGCTTCGGCGGCACGACTTATTCCAGTTCGGACGCCGAAACATGGACGGCGCTTTCCAGCCTGACGGTGCCGGGCGGCAGCCGCGTGGAGGCCGGCAACGGCATCCTCGTGGCCTCGGCGAACGGCTTCCAATACCGGAGCGCCGACGGGGTCGCCTTCACCAAACTCACGACCACTGCGCCGACCGGCTGGTTTCCGCCCGGAGGCACGCCGCGCTTCACGAGTGCAGGATTTGTCGCCCAATCCGTCGATCTCTCCACCGGCAAGAGCGGTTACATGGTTTCGGCTGACGGCGCGAGTTGGACGCCCGTCGGATATCTGCCCGCCAATCCGACGCCCCAGTCCGGCTTTTTGGTCCGCAGTTATCTCCCCTACGATATCGCCTACGGTAACGGCACATACGTGCTCGTCGGTCAGGATAACTCTCAAGCGGCGTTCAGTATTCAAAACCTCCCTTTGGTCCTGACCGTCACGGGCGCCGCCGCGCCGGCACCCGCGGTCATCACCACGCAGCCGCAATCTCAGTCGGTCGTCGCCGGCGGCACGGCGGTCTTCACTGTCGTCGCAACCGGAGGGACCAGCTATCAGTGGAAACTCAACAACGTGGCCCTCACGGGCGCGACCAGCGCGACGTTGATGGTGCACAATGCCACTTCCGCCAACGCCGGCTCCTACACCGTCGATATTGCCAACGACGTGGGCACCACGACGAGTTCGGCCGTCACCCTCACGCTCGTCGATGCCTCGAGTGCCGGGCACATCGTGAACGTATCCATCCGCGGCTTTTGCGGCACGGCCGACCAGGCGCTCATCGTCGGCACCGTCGTGGGCGGACCGGGTGCCAAACCGACGTTGGTGCGCGCCGCCGGCCCCACTCTCGGTGACTACGGCGTATCCGGCGCCCTCGCCGATCCTCAATTGCGCCTGGCCGTGCAAGCGACCGGCGCGACGATCGCGGAAAACGACAATTGGGCGGGCGATGCCGATATCGTTCAGCTCAGCGCTCGAGTCGGTGCCTTCCCGTTCGCGAATGTCACCAGCAAAGACGCCGCGCTTTATGCTCCCGCTCTCGAACCTGCACCCTATTCGATCGTGGTTACCGGTGTCGCGGGCGGCACGGGCCCTCTTTTGGCGGAAGTATACGATGCGCAGGAAATCACCGCCTACAATGCTACGTCAGGCCGGTTGATCAACGTCTCGGGTCGGGGCTACGTCGGTAGCGGCAGCGATATCATGATCGCTGGTTTCGTTGTCCGCGGGGCGACCAGCCTGAGGGTTCTCGTGCGCGGCGTAGGTCCGACTCTTGGTTCCTACGGCGTTGCCGGTACGCTCGCTGATCCTACGCTGACGCTCTTTGCGAACGGCAACGCGACCGCCATCGCCGCGAACAACGATTGGGAAACCAACGACGGCCCCGCGATCGCGACCACTTCGAGCACGGTTGGCGCCTTCCCGCTCGTGGCCGGATCGAAGGATGCCGCCTTCATTCTCACGTTGGAACCCGGCGCTTATACCGTGCAACTCGCCGGCGCCGATGCCACGACGGGCGTCGGGCTCATCGAAGTCTACGAAATTCCGTAA
- the ilvE gene encoding branched-chain-amino-acid transaminase has product MKIYLDGKFVDEAEAKISVFDHGLLYGDGVFEGIRLYGGNVFRLEEHLERLEYSAKAILLKLPLSRADLSAATCETCRQNGLKDAYIRLVVTRGVGDLGLAPWLCPKPSLFIIASKISLYPQEYYDNGLAIVTVPTRRINPAALPPTIKSLNYMNNILGKIEAKQFGALEAIMLNDQGYVAECTADNVFLVHKGEIITPSASQGALKGITRGTIFDIAKELGVPMREANVTRYDIWCADESFLTGSGAEVIPVVKLDGREIGTGKPGPITQQVLASFRRRVLVEGTRI; this is encoded by the coding sequence ATGAAAATTTACCTGGATGGCAAATTCGTGGACGAAGCAGAGGCGAAGATCTCCGTTTTCGACCATGGATTGCTCTACGGCGACGGGGTGTTCGAAGGCATCCGGCTGTATGGCGGGAACGTTTTCCGACTCGAAGAGCACCTGGAGCGGCTCGAGTATTCCGCGAAAGCCATCCTCTTGAAATTGCCGCTGTCGCGGGCGGATTTGAGCGCAGCGACGTGCGAGACGTGCCGCCAAAACGGATTGAAGGACGCGTATATTCGCTTGGTCGTGACGCGCGGTGTGGGCGACCTCGGCCTCGCGCCGTGGCTGTGCCCGAAGCCGTCGTTATTCATCATCGCGAGCAAGATTTCCCTCTATCCGCAGGAATACTACGACAATGGTCTCGCCATCGTGACGGTGCCGACTCGCCGCATCAATCCGGCGGCACTGCCGCCCACGATCAAGTCGCTCAACTACATGAACAACATCCTCGGCAAGATCGAGGCGAAGCAGTTCGGCGCGTTGGAGGCGATTATGTTGAACGATCAGGGCTATGTGGCGGAGTGCACGGCGGACAATGTCTTTCTCGTCCACAAAGGTGAGATCATCACGCCGTCGGCTTCGCAAGGAGCCCTCAAGGGCATCACGCGTGGGACGATCTTCGACATCGCGAAAGAGCTGGGCGTCCCGATGCGCGAGGCAAACGTGACGCGGTATGATATCTGGTGCGCCGACGAATCGTTTCTCACGGGATCGGGCGCGGAAGTGATACCCGTGGTCAAGCTCGATGGCCGGGAGATCGGCACGGGGAAACCGGGGCCCATCACGCAGCAGGTGCTGGCGTCGTTTCGTCGGCGTGTGCTGGTTGAAGGCACGCGCATTTGA
- a CDS encoding type II secretion system protein — protein sequence MQKLSRYPRGFTLIELLTVIAIIGILAAIIIPTVGTVRDKAQRAVDANNLREIAKAAMIYAADNNDRLPDPNSSPAPSITGEKVYVWAGLLAKSGALTDGSLYFSKTDPKSDGTIPALVLDGADSSKNTLNADFTAKTPSIEMVGGLKMSDPATTPVAFTRGLATDGKWDNNSDGNGTSVYGEIGGYIAFLGGNVQFYQDLGATAATGKLTQGNGKLTNNILQAIPRTSTQRVYGKGGTIGTSAGTPPVAPN from the coding sequence ATGCAGAAACTGTCCCGTTACCCCCGGGGTTTTACGTTGATCGAGTTGCTGACTGTGATCGCGATCATCGGCATCCTCGCCGCCATCATCATCCCGACCGTCGGCACTGTCCGCGACAAAGCGCAACGCGCCGTCGACGCCAATAATCTCCGCGAGATCGCCAAGGCCGCGATGATTTATGCGGCTGACAACAACGATCGCCTGCCCGACCCGAACAGCTCTCCGGCCCCGTCCATCACCGGCGAGAAAGTCTACGTCTGGGCCGGTCTGCTCGCCAAGTCGGGCGCATTGACCGACGGTTCACTTTATTTTTCCAAAACCGACCCGAAAAGCGACGGCACCATTCCCGCGCTCGTGCTGGACGGCGCTGACTCGTCGAAAAACACCCTCAACGCCGACTTCACCGCCAAGACACCCAGCATCGAGATGGTCGGCGGCCTGAAAATGAGCGACCCCGCAACCACGCCTGTCGCCTTCACCCGCGGCCTCGCAACCGATGGCAAATGGGACAACAACTCCGACGGCAACGGCACCTCGGTTTACGGCGAAATCGGCGGCTACATCGCCTTTTTGGGTGGCAATGTTCAGTTTTACCAAGACCTCGGCGCGACCGCCGCCACCGGCAAACTCACCCAAGGCAACGGCAAGTTGACCAACAACATTCTCCAAGCGATTCCCCGCACCTCCACGCAACGCGTTTACGGCAAAGGCGGCACGATCGGCACCAGCGCGGGCACCCCACCCGTCGCCCCCAACTAG